One genomic region from Gossypium hirsutum isolate 1008001.06 chromosome D13, Gossypium_hirsutum_v2.1, whole genome shotgun sequence encodes:
- the LOC121225463 gene encoding B3 domain-containing transcription factor NGA4: MKQLFSKVLSPTDIEHRLAVPSEILWAFEFDQARRCADFEVKDKHGQTWEFRCSTRKKDFHPKPVVSKGWRKFVKDKGLQAGDKVVFYKDVEGDSSYKIITMKKVFKLFGEEVWLPS; this comes from the coding sequence ATGAAGCAGCTGTTCTCAAAGGTTCTTTCTCCGACAGACATAGAACATAGGTTGGCGGTTCCATCAGAGATTTTATGGGCATTCGAGTTCGACCAAGCTCGTCGTTGTGCTGATTTTGAAGTGAAAGACAAACATGGACAAACATGGGAGTTTCGTTGCTCAACCAGGAAGAAAGATTTCCATCCAAAACCAGTGGTGTCCAAAGGTTGGCGTAAGTTCGTTAAGGATAAAGGTCTTCAGGCAGGTGATAAAGTTGTCTTTTACAAGGATGTTGAAGGTGATTCCTCTTACAAAATCATAACCATGAAGAAAGTCTTCAAGCTATTTGGTGAAGAAGTCTGGCTTCCCTCGTAA